In Streptomyces rapamycinicus NRRL 5491, the genomic stretch CCTACGGCAGGCCCGCGGTCCTGGACTGGCAGCGGGCCATGAACGAGGCGGTGGACGAGGTGATCGACGCGGCCGCCCGCGAGGGCATCGACGCGGGCATCGTCAAGGGCGGCACCCTGCGCGTCGCCCGCACCCCCGCCCAGGCCACCCGGCTGCGCCACAAGGTCGAACAGGACCATGAGTGGGGGGTGGCCGACTCGGTGCTGCTCACCCCCGCCGAATCCGCGGCGCGCATCCGTATCGACGGGGTCACCGCCGCCGCCTTCACCCCGCACTGCGCCCGGCTGCAGCCCGCCACCCTGGTCCGCGGCCTCGCCGACACCGTCGAGCGGCTCGGTGTCACCATCCATGAGAAGTCCCCGGTCACCGCCATCGAACCGGGCCGTGCGATCACCGCGCACGGCACCGTACGGGCCCCCGTGGTGCTCCGGGCCACCGAGGGGTTCACCGCGTCCCTCAAGGGGCTGCGGCGCGCCTGGCTGCCCATGAACAGCTCCATGATCGTCACCGAGCCGCTGCCCGCCCGGATCTGGCGGGAGATCGGCTGGGAGGGCCGGGAGACCCTCGGGGACACCGCCCACGGCCATATGTACGCCCAGCGCACCGGCGACGACCGGATCGCGATCGGCGGGCGCGGGGTGCCCTATCGCTTCGGCTCGCGCACCGACCACGAGGGGAGGGTCGGCGAGCGCACGATCGGCCAGCTCACCCGGACCCTGGAGCGGATGCTGCCGCAGACGGCCGGGGCCCGGGTGGACCACGCCTGGTGCGGGGTGCTGGCCGTGCCCCGCGACTGGTCCGCCACCGTCGGCCTGGACCGGGCCACCGGGCTCGGCTGGGCCGGTGGGTACGTCGGCCACGGAGTCACCTCCACCAACCTGGCCGCCCGCACCCTCACCGATCTGGTCCTGGCCCGCGACACCCGGCTCACCCGGCTGCCGTGGACCGGCCACGCCCCGGGCACCTGGGAGCCCGAGCCGTTCCGCTGGCTGGGGGTGCGCGGCCTGTACACCGCCTACCGCCTCGCCGACCGCCACGAGGCGGGCGGACGTGTCCGTACCTCACCCATCGCCACCGTCGCCGACCTCATCGCACGCCGTCCGTGAGCCCGGGTGCCGCCGCGTCCGGGCCCGGTCCGACGGCCCTGGGCGCGGCGGCCCGGCTCTGCGATGATGAGCGGTATCCGGAGGGAGTCCGTCCAGATGCCGTTGCTCACGGTTGCCGACGTCCTGCGTCTTCCCGTCATCGTCGCGGGACTTCCCCGTGTGATGGCCGGTGAGGACCAGCTGGCCCGTGCGGTCCGCTGGGTGCACGTCACCGAGCTGCTCGACCCCGCCTCGTTCCTCGAAGGCGGTGAGCTGGTGTTGACCACCGGCATGCCCCAGCCCAACGACCCCAGCCGGTTGCGCGGCTATGTGGACCAGCTGGCCGACATCGGTGCCGCGGGGCTCGTGGTGGAGCTCGGCCGCCGCTACCAGCAGGCGCCACCGGACCTGGTGGCCGCCTGCCGCGCCCGGGACCTGCCGCTGATCGTCCTGTCCCGTGGCATCCGCTTCATCGAGGTGACCCAGCACGTCCACGCGCTGATCCTCGACGCACAGGGCGAGCTGCTGCGCCGCTCCCAGCAGGTGCATGAGATCTTCACCGGGCTGACGCTGCGCAACGCCGAACCGAAGGAGCTGGTACGCGCCGCCGCCGATCTGATGGGCCGCCCGGTGGTCCTGGAGAACCTGCTGCACCACGCGGTGTTCTCCGGTACGGCGGGCGGCACGGCCGGCCAGGTCCTGGAGGCGTGGCAGCGCCGTTCCCGCGCCACGCCGACCCCCGACACCACGCAGGCCAGCGGCCCGGAGGGCTGGCTGGTGGCCCCCGTCGAGCACAACGGCCGCCGCTGGGGGCGGCTGGTGGCGGTGCCGAACGCGGCCGCCCCCGCGGCCGACCCGGAACACACCATGATCCTGGGACGGGCCGCCACCGCCCTCACCCTCGCCCGGCTGACCGGCCACACCCAGTGGGACCGCCAGGCCCACACCTGCGCCCTGCTGGAGCTGCTGCGCTGGAGCTACCGCGGCCGCACCGAGGCACGCATCCGCATCGAGGCCCTCGGCATACCGGTCGTCGGCCACCGCCTGATCGCCCTGGCCATCGGCCACCACGGCGCCACCGCCGACGAGACGGGCCTGGACGACCGGCTCGCCGACGCCCTTCAGGGTTCCGGCATCCGGGCCCTGGTGGGACGGGTCTCCCCGGACCGGACCGGGGTGCTGCTCGCCCTGGCCCGGGCCAGCGCCTGGCAGCCGGTGGTGGAGCGGGTCAGCCGGCTCACCGAGGAGACACTGGGCGCGCCCGCGGTGGTGGCGGTCGGACCGGGGGTGACCGAGATCGACCAGGTGGCGAGGGTGTTCCGGGAGGCCGAGGAGGTGGCGGACGCCATCGGCCCCACCACCCCGCACCGGCCGTTCCACGTGCCCTCCGACGTCGGACTGCCCGAGCTGCTGTACGCGCTCCGCGACGACATCCGTGTGCAGAGGTACGTCGAGCACCAGCTGGGCAGGCTGATCGAGTACGACGAGCGCCACGCGGGCGATCTGCTGACCACGCTGCGCCACTACCTCGCCGCGGGCAACAAGTCCATCGCCGCCAAACAGATCGGCCTGTCCCGCCAGGCGTTCTACCAGCGGCTGCACACCATCGAACGGCTCCTCGGCCGCGACCTGGAGTCCGGTGTGCAGCGCACCCAGCTCCATGTCGCCGTCACCGCCCTGGACACGCTGACGGCGTCCGGCGCGGGAGGATGGGGCGCATGACATCCGAGACCGGCTATCTGCTGGACAACCGGCAGCGCGAGGCCGGCCGGCGCTTCGACGCGCTGGCCGAGCTCTTCGACCCCTGGACCCTGGACCACCTCGACCAGCTCGGCCTGGCCGCCGGATGGCGCTGCTGGGAGGTGGGAGCGGGCGGGCCCTCGGTGCCCACCGCCCTCGCCGGGCGGGTCGGGCCCACCGGACAGGTGCTGGTGACCGACATCGACACCTCCTGGCTGACGCGGCTGTCCGGCCCGGCCACCGGACCGGTCGAGGTGCGCCGCCACGACGTGGCCCGCGACGAGCCGCCGGGCGACGGTTTCGACCTCGTCCACGTCCGGCTGGTGCTGGTGCATCTGCCCGACCGGGCCGAGGCGCTGCGGCGGATGGCCGGGGCGGTGCGGCCGGGCGGATGGCTGGTCGTGGAGGACGCCGACCCGGCGCTCCAGCCGCTGGCCTGCCCCGATGAGCGCGGCCCGGCCGAGGAGCTGGCCAACCGGATCCGCCGCGGATTCCGCGCACTGCTCGCCGAGCGCGGGGTGGACCTCGCCTTCGGCCGCACCCTGCCCGCCCTGCTGCGCGGCGCCGGGCTGCACGACGTACGTGCCGAGGGCTGCTTCCCGCTGACCTCCCCGGCCTGCCGGGAGCTGGAGGCGGCCACCGTGCGTCAGCTGCGCGGACGGCTGGTGGCGGGCGGCCTGGCCACCGAGCAGGAGATCGAGCGCCACTTGGACCAGCTGCGCGGCGAGGGCATGGACGTCACCACCGCCCCGCTCATCACCTGCTGGGGCCGGCGCCCGCACTGAGAGCCTGTGTCATATCCCGGCCGTGGATATGACACAGGCTCTGAGCGCCGAACGCCCCGGGAATCCGCGCTCAGTCGAGCAGACCGAGTTGGCTCGCCGCCCGGATCGCCAGCCAGACCTCGGCGAACGCGCCGGTGGTGGACAGATCGCGGCCGGTCAGCTCGCTGAAGCGGCGCAGCCGGTAGGCGAGCGTATTGGGGTGCACATGGAGCGCCGCGGCCGCCTCGTCCGTACGGCGGTCGCGCTCCATCCAGGTGCGCACCGACGTCAGCAGCCGTGAGCCGTGGCCGGTGTCGTAGCGCAGCGCCTCGCCCAGCACATGCTCGACCAGATCGGTGAGCGCGGCCGGGTCGTCGGGCAGCCAGCGGCCGGTGACATCGTCGCCGTACCGCACGAGGGCACGGCCGGACGCGACGGCGTGGGACGCCGCCCACAACGCCTCGCGCTGGGCGATCCGCAGCGGGGAGCCGGGGCTGAACGGGCGGCTCATCCCGGCGGCCACACCCGGCAGGGACTCGACCGCCTCGCCCAGGCCGGGCGAGCCGAGCAGATAGCGGTCCTCGCCGCGCTTGAGCAGCAGACACGGCTGATCCTCCAGCGCCCGCAGTACGACATCCTCGGTGACGCCCCTGACCACCGCCAGCACGGTCTCGCCCTCGATGGAGTGGCGCAGCAGATGGCGGCGCGCCACCGCGGGTTCGAGGGCCCCTTGCAGCAGCTCGGCGAGGATCTCCGCGCCCTCGCGGCGCAGCGTCTCCCGCTCGGTGCGGACCATGGCGAGCTGGAGGGCGGCCACCGTGGCGATGTGCTGCACCACGGCGAGCCCCGCCGGGCGCGCGCCCTCCCGTTCGAAGGCGATGAGGAAACCCGCCGGGCCACCGGGGGAGGGGACCGGGAGGGCGAAGCCACCGGGGATGGTCGGCGGGGCGTCCGCCGAGCCGGGGATCACCGACGCGTCGGGCGCGGGCACCCCCGGCAGCAGCGGCCGGCCCTGGGTGGTGCACAGATAGATGTCGTAGCCGGACAGCTTCTCCAGCCGGCCGAACAGCGTCGCGGTGTCCAGGTTCTCCGAGGTCAGCCAGCGCAGCGCGCCGAACACCTGCAGCTGGGCGCCCAGCCGGTGGCGGGCGTCCTCCTGGACGGCGGCGGCCACCTCCTGCGCCACCGCCATGAACGGCACGGCCAGCGGGATCTCCAGGACCGGTATCCCCCGCTCCTCGGCGGCGTCGAAGAACGCCCGGCGCAGCGGGGGCATCCGCAGCTGGGCGGAGACCGCCAGGGCGGCCACCCCGGCGTCGTCCAGCCGCTCCAGATAGGCGCGCTGCCCGGCCGCCGAGCGGGGCATCGCTATCCCCGTCGTCATGATCATCTCGGAGCCGAGCAGCCAGGGCGTGGGGTCGTCCAGCTCGCTCACATGCGCCCAGGACACAGAGCGGTGCAGCCCCGCGCCACCCGCGATCAACCGCAGCTGCAGGGCCGGATACGACAGCAGATCGTCGACCGTCACACCCTGCTCTTTGTTGTTCACCACAAATTGAGCCTAACTCTTTGTCTCAGCAACGATTGTCGCGCGGTTCCTCCGCTGTGCAGACTCGCTCGACCGGACCCCACCGGCGCACGTCAAGAAGGGACCGCAACACCATGACCGAACCCCGAGGGCCCGTCGACTCCTCCCGGGTCCCGCGCTTCGCCGGCCCGGCCACCTTCGCCAGGCTGCCCCGCCTCGACGAGGTCGCGGGGGCCGACGTGGCGGTGGTGGGCGTCCCGTTCGACGGCGGTGTCTCCTACCGCCCCGGCGCCCGTTTCGGGCCCGCCGCGGTCCGCGAGGCCAGCCGGCTGCTGCGCCCCTACCACCCGGGCCTGGACGTGTCCCCGTTCGCCACCCAGCAGGTGGCCGACGCCGGTGACATCGCCGTCAACCCCTTCGACATCGGCGAGGCCATCGAGACCATCCAGGACGCCGCGGGCAGCCTCCAGGCCGAAGGCACCCGCCTGGTCACCATCGGCGGCGACCACACCATCGCGCTTCCGCTGCTGCGCGCCGCCGCGACGAGGCACGGCCCGGTCGCGGTGCTCCACTTCGACGCCCACCTGGACACCTGGGACACCTACTTCGGCGCCGAGCACACCCATGGCACCCCGTTCCGCCGGGCCGTGGAGGAGGGCATCGTCGACACCTCCGCCCTCTCGCACGTCGGCACCCGAGGCCCGCTGTACGGCAAGCAGGACCTCACCGAGGACGAGAAGCTGGGCTTCGGCATCGTCACCTCCGCCGATGTCTACCGGCGCGGCGCCGACGAGGTGGCCGACCAGCTGCGCCAGCGCATCGGCGACCGGCCGCTGTACATCTCCATCGACATCGACTGCCTCGACCCGGCCCACGCCCCCGGCACCGGCACCCCCGAGGCGGGCGGCCTGACCTCCCGCGAGCTCCTGGAGATCCTGCGCGGACTGGCCGGATGCCGTCTGATCGGCGCCGATGTGGTGGAGGTCGCGCCCGCCTACGACCACGCCGAGATCACCTCGGTCGCGGCCTCCCACGTCGCCTACGACCTGATCAGCCTGCTCGCACTCCAAGGGAAGCGGGAGACGACGGATGAGTGAATCCCCGGCACTGACCGAGGTCGAGAGCTACGGGGTCGAGCGCATCCCCGACGCGGACCGCAGCGCGACCCCCTTCGACCTGTTCCGCGTCGCGTTCGGCGGCGCCAACACCTTCGCCACCTGTGTGCTCGGCGCCTTTCCGATCCTCTTCGGGCTCTCCTTCTGGCAGGGCCTGGCGGCCACCCTGCTCGGCGTCGTGGGCGGCTCCCTGATCCTCGCCCCGCTCGCCGTGTTCGGCCCGTGCAACGGCACCAACAACGCCGTCTCCTCCTCGGCGCACCTGGGGGTGCACGGGCGGATCGTCGGCTCGTTCCTGTCGCTGCTCACCGCCATCGCGTTCTTCTCCATCTCGGTGTGGTCCTCCGGAGACGCACTGGTCGGAGGCGCCCACCGGCTGATGGACGTGCCGCAGAACGACGGGACGTTCGCCCTCGCCTACGGCGTCTTCGGGGCGCTGGTGCTGACGGTGTGCGTGTACGGCTTCCGGTTCATGCTCTTCGTCAACAAGATCGCGGTGGTGGCGGCCTCGACGCTGTTCGTCCTCGGCTTCTTCGCCTTCGTGGGGGACTTCGACCCCGGCTACCAGGGGGTCTTCCCCTCGGCTTCCACGGCCGGGTTCTGGCCCGCGTTCATCGGCTCGGCGCTGATCGTGCTGTCCAACCCGGTGTCCTTCGGCGCCTTCCTCGGCGACTGGGCGCGCTACATCCCCGCCGACACCTCGCGCCGCAAGGTCGTCACGGCGGCGTTCGCCTCGCAGATCGCCACCATCCTGCCGTTCTTCTTCGGTCTGGCCACCGCCTCGATCATCGCCAAGAAGGCCGCGCCGTACATGGACGCCGGGGCGCCGAACTACGTCGGCGGGCTGCTGGCCATCTCGCCCGGCTGGTACTTCCTGCCGGTGTGCCTGCTCGCGCTCATCGGCGGCCTGTCCACCGGCACCACCTCGCTCTACGGCACCGGCCTGGACTTCTCCAGCGTGTTCACCCGGTTCAGCCGGGTGCAGGCCACGCTGTTCGTCGGGGTCCTCTCGATCGGTTTCATCTTCCTGGGCCGGTTCGCCGCCAATCTGTCCCAGTCCATCTCCACCTTCGCCACGCTGATCATCACCTGCACCGCCCCCTGGATGATCATCATGGTGCTCGGCTATGTGACCCGGCGCGGCTGGTACGACCCCGATTCGCTCCAGGTGTTCAACCGGCGCCAGCGCGGCGGCCGTTACTGGTTCCACCACGGCTGGAACTGGCGTGGCATGTCCGCCTGGCTGACCGCGGCGGTGCTCGCCCTGCTCTTCGTCAACGTCCCCGGCCAGTTCGTCGGGCCGCTCGGCGATCTGGCCGACGGCGCGGACATCTCGCTGCCGGTGGGCCTCGCCACCGCCTCGCTCCTCTATCTGGCGCTGCTGTGGCTCTTCCCCGAGCCGCGCGAGGTGTACGGGCCCGAGGGGCCGCGGCTGGTCCGCGCCTCGGACGCGCCCGTACCGCCGATCACCACGGAGGCCGGCGCGCCCGTGCCCGCGGTGGCGGAAGGGGCGTGAGGCCACCGTGCGCCTCATCGACCTCTCCGTACCCGTAGCCACGGGGATGCCCGTCTACCCCGGCGATCCGCGGGTGGCCATCGCCCCCGCGCTGAGCGTCGCCGCCGACGGGGTGAACGTGCTGCACCTGGACATGGGGTCGCAGTCCGGCACCCATGTCGACGCCCCGTTCCACATCGACGACGCGCTGCCCACCCTCGACCGGCTGCCCCTGGAGCGCTTCTGGGGCCGCGCGGTGGTGGTGGACGCCCGTGGCGCGGAGCCCCGGACACCGCTCGGGCCGTCCCTGTTCGAGGGCCGGCTGCGGGCCGGGGCCATCGTGCTGGTGGCCACCGGCTGGTCGAGGTACTGGGGGCACGACGACTACCTCGCCCATCCGTATCTCACCCCGGAGGCCGCCGAACTCCTCGTGGACGCCGGGATCCGCACCGTCGGCATCGACGCGCTGAGCGTCGACGCCACCCCCGCCGACGACCTCCCCGCCCACCGGATCCTGTGCGGCGCCCACGCCGTCATCGCCGAGAACCTCACCGGTCTCGGCCCCCTGCTCGACGCGCAGACGGCGGGAGAGCCCATCGAGGTCTCCCTGCTGCCGCTGCGGCTCCCCGCCGCCGACGGCGCCCCGGTACGGGCCGTGGCCCGCGTCGGCTGAACCACCCACGCAAGGAGCACCACCCCATGCACGACGAGGTTCTGCGGGCCGCCGACGCCCTGGTGGCGGCGTTCGGCGAAGGCCGCCTCGACGACTACTTCGCGGCGTTCGCGCCCGACGCCACATTCGTCTTCCACACCGCCTCCGGACGTCTCGGCTCCACCGCGGACTACCGGGCCCTGTGGGACCGCTGGGTCGCGGAGGACGACTTCCGCGTCGTCTCCTGCGCCTCCACCGACCGGCTGGTCCAACTCCTCGGCGACAGCGCGGTGTTCACCCACCTGGTGCAGACCACGGTGCGCACCACGGCCGGTACGGAGACCACCCACGAGCGCGAGACCATCGTCTTCCGCCGTCAGACCCACGGCCACTGGCTGGCCGTGCACGAACACCTCTCGGCAGCGCCCGGCACGACGACGGCCCCGGCCACGACGACGGCCCCGGCCACGACGACGGCCCAGCCCCCGGCCACGTCCACGATCACGGAAACGGAACGATGAGCGAGCTTCTCGTACTGCGCAACCACATCGACGGCGAGTACGCCGACGCGGCCGACGGCCGCCGCCTGGAGGTCACCGACCCCGTCACCGGCGAGGTGTACGCCACCTCGCCCCGGTCCGGCGCCGCCGACGTCGACGCCGCGATGGCCGCCGCCGCGGCGGCCTTCCCCGCCTGGCGCGACGCCACCCCGTCCATCCGGCAGAAGCTGCTGCTGAGGATCGCGGACGCGGTCGAGGCGCGGGCGGAGGAGATCGCGGACGCCGAGTGCCGCAACACCGGAAAGCCGCGCGCCCTCACCCTCACCGAGGAGATCGCCCCGATCGTCGACCAGATCCGGTTCTTCGCCGGAGCCGCGCGTCTGCTGGAGGGCCGGTCGGCGGGCGAGTACATGGAGGGCCTGACTTCGATCGTCCGGCGGGAGCCGATCGGGGTGTGCGCCCAGGTGGCGCCCTGGAACTACCCGCTGATGATGGGCGTGTGGAAGTTCGCCCCGGCCCTCGCCGCGGGCAACACGGTCGTCCTCAAGCCGTCGGACACCACCCCCGCATCCACCGTGCTGCTCGCGGGCGTCATCGGCGACATCCTCCAGGAACTGGGCCTTCCGGCCGGCATCTTCAACGTGGTGTGCGGCGACCGCGAGACCGGCCGGCTGATGGTCGAGCACCCCACCCCGGCGATGGCGGCCATCACCGGCTCGGTGCGCGCGGGCACGCAGGTCGCCGCGTCGGCGGCGAAGGACATCAAGCGGGTCCACCTCGAACTGGGCGGCAAGGCCCCCGCGGTGGTCTTCGAGGACGCCGACATCGCGGCGGCCGTCGAGGGCATCTCCCTCGCCGGATTCTTCAACGCGGGCCAGGACTGCACCGCGGCCACGCGCGTCCTCGTCCACGAGTCCGTCCACGACGCGTTCGTGAGCGCGCTCGCCAAGGCCGCCGCCGCTACCGGGACGGGCGGTGGCATCGACGACGAGGACGTGCTGTACGGGCCGTTGAACAACGCCGGCCAGCTGGCCCAGGTCACCGGCTTCATCGACCGGCTGCCCGCGCACGCCACCGTTGAGACGGGTGGCCACCGGGTCGGCGACAAGGGCTTCTTCTACGCGCCCACCGTGGTCTCCGGGCTCGAGCAGGACGACGAGATCATCCAGAACGAGGTCTTCGGCCCGGTCATCACCGTGCAGTCCTTCCGGGACGAGGCCGAGGCCGTCGCGTACGCCAACGGCGTGGAGTACGCGCTGGCCTCGTCGGTGTGGACCAAGGACCACGCCCGCGCGATGCGGATGTCCAAGGCCCTGGACTTCGGCTGCGTCTGGATCAACACCCATATGATCCTCGCCGCCGAGATGCCGCACGGCGGCTACAAGAAGTCCGGCTACGGCAAGGACCTCTCCGCGTACGGCTTCGAGGACTACACCCGCGTCAAGCACGTCATGACGGCCCTCTGAAGCAACCGTCGCCACTCCGGTGTGTCAGCACCGCGCCGCCGACCCGGCGCGGTGCCGACACACCCGGTGCCGTACGTGCGTAGCCTGGTGCGCCATGAGCGAGATGACACTGCGCCGGGCCCAAGTCTCCGACCACGGGACGATCGTCGAATGCGTGCGGGAGTGGTGGGGCGACTCACGCACCCCCGGCCAGGCGCGTGAGCTTTCCATGCTGCTGCCCAGGCTGTTCCTGCAGTTCTTCGCCGGCACCAGCCTGGTGCTGGAGGACCGCGACGGCGTCAAGGCGTTCCTCGTGGGCTTCCACGCCGCGGACAACGACCACGAGGCGTACATCCACTTCGTCGGGGTGGCGCCCGAACTGCGCGGGCAGGGCGTGGGGCGCAGGCTCTACACGGCGTTCTTCCGGCGCGCCGCCGAGGCGGGCCGCCGTGAGGTGCACGCCATCACCTCGCCGCTGAACACCGGGTCCGTGGCCTTCCACCGGGCCATGGGGTTCATGCTGGAGGAGGGCGACCGTGAGGTCAACGGCCTTCCCGTGCACGGCGATTACGACGGACCCGGGCAGCACCGGGTGTGCTTCCGCCGGCAGATCGCCGTTCGTCCCTGACCGCGGACGAGAGGGCTTGACGGTGGGGGTGCGCTGCTCTACACCAGTATGGGAGCGCTCCCATGGCTCCCGTGACGTGTTCCACGGCCAGGGCGTCCGCACCCGTTCCTCGGGCGCCCACGCAACGAACCTCATGGACCGCCGAAAGGAAAGCGCATGGCACGCACCAGGCATCCGCTCGCCGCCCTGATTCCCTTACTCGCGTTCCTCGCCGTTCTCGTCCCGCTCGGCGCCGGGACGGCCCACGCCGAGTCCAACGGCGGGGTGAAGGTCATGCCGCTGGGCGACTCGATCACCGACGGGTTCAACGTCCCGGGCGGTTACCGCGTCGGCCTGTGGCAGAAGCTCACGGCGGGCCGTTACAAAGTCGACTTCGTCGGCTCGCTCTTCAACGGCCCGTCCGGCCTCGGCGATCACGACCACGAGGGCCACTCCGGCTGGACGATCCAGCAGATCGACGACAACGTCGTGAACTGGCTGCGCACCCAGAACCCGCATACGATCCTGCTGCACATCGGGACCAACGACATCTACGGCAGCAACCCCGCCGGGGCGCCGGCCAGGCTCTCCACCCTGATCGACCACATCACCGCCCAGGCGCCGGACGCGGAGCTCTTCGTCGCCACCATCACCCCGCTGGGCTTCATGGACTCCACCGTACGCGCGTACAACGCGGCGATCCCCGGCATCGTGCAGAGCAAGGTCAACGCGGGCAAGCACGTCCATCTGGTTGACATGTACAGCGCATTGACGCCCGCGGACCTGGCCGACGGAGTGCATCCCAACGCCGGTGGCTACGACAAGATGGCCGACGTCTGGTGGCGGGCGCTGCGGTCGGTGCCGGGCAGCATCGGCAACCCCACGTTCGCCACCACCGGGTCCGGGGCGCGTGGCAACGGGTCGGCCGCACGGGCGGCATGAACCGCCCCTTCACCGTCACAGCCCAGGAAGGACCGTCCATGAACCACACCCCCGCCTCCGCGGAAACCACGCACACGCCCGGGCGACGCCCAAGGGCCCCGAGGTCGATGGCCGCGGCGTTACTCGGCGGCGTACTGCCGCTGCTCGCCGCACTGTTCCTGCTGGCGCCGCCACCCGCCGCGGCCGCCTCGCTCACCGAGGTCACCGGCTTCGGCAACAACCCGAGCAACCTCCGCATGCACGAGTACGTGCCGGACAACGTCGCGGCACGGCCCGCCGTCCTCGTGGCGGTGCACTACTGCACCGGCTCGGGGCCCGCGTTCTACTCCGGTACCGAGTTCGCCTCCCTGGCCGACCGGTACGGCTTCATCGTCATCTACCCCTCCGCCACCAGAAGCGGCGCCTGCTTCGACGTCTCCTCCTCGCAGGCGCTGCGGCACGACGGCGGCAGCGACCCGGTGGGCATCGTCTCGATGGTCCGCTACGCCCAGCAGCGCCACAACGCCGACCCCAACCGGGTGTACGTCACCGGCGCCTCGTCGGGCGCCATGATGACCAACGTCCTGCTGGGCGACTACCCGGATGTGTTCAAGGCGGGCGCGGCGTTCGCGGGCGTGCCCTTCGGCTGTTTCGCCACCACGGACGGATCCGGCTGGAACACCGCCTGCGCCAACGGCACCATCACCAGGACACCGCAGGCGTGGGGCGATCTCGCACGCGGGGCCTACCCCGGATACCAGGGCGCCAGGCCGAGGATGCAGCTGTGGCACGGCACCGCCGACGGCACCCTGCGCTATCCGAACTTCGGCGAGGAGATCAAGCAGTGGACCAATGTGCTCGGCGTGAGCCAGACCCCCGCCGTCACCGACCATCCGCAGTCCTCCTGGACC encodes the following:
- a CDS encoding SGNH/GDSL hydrolase family protein, translated to MARTRHPLAALIPLLAFLAVLVPLGAGTAHAESNGGVKVMPLGDSITDGFNVPGGYRVGLWQKLTAGRYKVDFVGSLFNGPSGLGDHDHEGHSGWTIQQIDDNVVNWLRTQNPHTILLHIGTNDIYGSNPAGAPARLSTLIDHITAQAPDAELFVATITPLGFMDSTVRAYNAAIPGIVQSKVNAGKHVHLVDMYSALTPADLADGVHPNAGGYDKMADVWWRALRSVPGSIGNPTFATTGSGARGNGSAARAA
- a CDS encoding GNAT family N-acetyltransferase, yielding MSEMTLRRAQVSDHGTIVECVREWWGDSRTPGQARELSMLLPRLFLQFFAGTSLVLEDRDGVKAFLVGFHAADNDHEAYIHFVGVAPELRGQGVGRRLYTAFFRRAAEAGRREVHAITSPLNTGSVAFHRAMGFMLEEGDREVNGLPVHGDYDGPGQHRVCFRRQIAVRP
- a CDS encoding gamma-aminobutyraldehyde dehydrogenase, which produces MSELLVLRNHIDGEYADAADGRRLEVTDPVTGEVYATSPRSGAADVDAAMAAAAAAFPAWRDATPSIRQKLLLRIADAVEARAEEIADAECRNTGKPRALTLTEEIAPIVDQIRFFAGAARLLEGRSAGEYMEGLTSIVRREPIGVCAQVAPWNYPLMMGVWKFAPALAAGNTVVLKPSDTTPASTVLLAGVIGDILQELGLPAGIFNVVCGDRETGRLMVEHPTPAMAAITGSVRAGTQVAASAAKDIKRVHLELGGKAPAVVFEDADIAAAVEGISLAGFFNAGQDCTAATRVLVHESVHDAFVSALAKAAAATGTGGGIDDEDVLYGPLNNAGQLAQVTGFIDRLPAHATVETGGHRVGDKGFFYAPTVVSGLEQDDEIIQNEVFGPVITVQSFRDEAEAVAYANGVEYALASSVWTKDHARAMRMSKALDFGCVWINTHMILAAEMPHGGYKKSGYGKDLSAYGFEDYTRVKHVMTAL
- a CDS encoding alpha/beta hydrolase family esterase, with product MAAALLGGVLPLLAALFLLAPPPAAAASLTEVTGFGNNPSNLRMHEYVPDNVAARPAVLVAVHYCTGSGPAFYSGTEFASLADRYGFIVIYPSATRSGACFDVSSSQALRHDGGSDPVGIVSMVRYAQQRHNADPNRVYVTGASSGAMMTNVLLGDYPDVFKAGAAFAGVPFGCFATTDGSGWNTACANGTITRTPQAWGDLARGAYPGYQGARPRMQLWHGTADGTLRYPNFGEEIKQWTNVLGVSQTPAVTDHPQSSWTRTRYGATGNQAPVEAISVQGTGHSLPTAGMAARAITFFGLDAG
- a CDS encoding YybH family protein, translating into MHDEVLRAADALVAAFGEGRLDDYFAAFAPDATFVFHTASGRLGSTADYRALWDRWVAEDDFRVVSCASTDRLVQLLGDSAVFTHLVQTTVRTTAGTETTHERETIVFRRQTHGHWLAVHEHLSAAPGTTTAPATTTAPATTTAQPPATSTITETER